Proteins from a single region of Amblyomma americanum isolate KBUSLIRL-KWMA chromosome 10, ASM5285725v1, whole genome shotgun sequence:
- the LOC144108706 gene encoding uncharacterized protein LOC144108706, translated as LVTAVKVESRKLFTVLPYEDQLLLTLMRLCLGLLYGHLARIFQISVGSVCNIFRHVLSVLCTIKEKVVTWLPRSIIRNSMPKSFIDNGYDTTCIVDCSEINLQRPKKLIPRAQTYSSYKAHNTVKFLIAIAPDGYIMYVSPAYGGHASDKYITKDCKLEDHLGPGDEVMADRGFTLTASMIIQGVKLNVPAFTKGKGIV; from the coding sequence TTGGTCACAGCAGTGAAAGTAGAGTCGAGGAAGCTCTTCACTGTGCTCCCGTATGAAGATCAGCTGCTGCTCACTCTAATGCGACTGTGCCTTGGCCTTCTCTATGGGCACTTGGCTAGAATATTTCAAATATCAGTAGGGAGTGTCTGCAACATTTTCAGGCATGTACTGTCGGTGCTGTGCACCATTAAGGAAAAAGTTGTAACTTGGCTACCGCGATCAATAATCCGAAACAGTATGCCCAAGTCATTCATTGACAACGGATACGACACAACATGCATTGTCGACTGCTCCGAAATAAACCTGCAGCGGCCAAAAAAACTGATACCAAGGGCGCAAACCTATAGTAGCTACAAGGCGCACAATACTGTGAAGTTCCTTATTGCCATAGCACCAGATGGGTACATAATGTATGTGTCTCCAGCTTATGGAGGACATGCATCAGACAAATATATTACAAAAGACTGCAAGCTGGAGGACCATCTCGGCCCAGGAGATGAAGTCATGGCTGACAGAGGCTTCACCCTGACAGCAAGCATGATTATTCAAGGGGTGAAGCTTAACGTGCCTGCGTTCACAAAAGGTAAGGGTATCGTGTAA